The Anguilla rostrata isolate EN2019 chromosome 18, ASM1855537v3, whole genome shotgun sequence genome has a window encoding:
- the kcnk1b gene encoding potassium channel subfamily K member 1b produces MLQSLTSNSCVRLIQSNKSTWYFLFLVLGYVLYLIFGAVVFSSVELPYEDLLRQELRTIKRQFLQENKCLSEERLEEFLAKALEASNYGVSVLNNASANWNWDFTSALFFASTVLSTTGYGHTAPLSDGGKAFCIVYSVIGIPFTLLFLTAVVQRIMVFSTRRPVMYVHTHWGLSKPLVAAVHASLLAVVTVSGFFLIPAAIFSALEDDWNFLESFYFCFISLSTIGLGDYVPGEGYNQRFRELYKVGITIYLLLGLIAVLVVLETFCELQQLKQLRKMFYLKKEKPQDRLTILDHDHLSFTSVSDQANSLREDKTEPFVDVPVLSSPAGDGHIIR; encoded by the exons ATGTTACAGTCTCTTACGAGCAACTCCTGCGTGCGACTGATTCAAAGCAATAAATCGACATGGTATTTCTTATTTCTGGTCCTGGGTTACGTGCTGTATCTCATCTTCGGCGCCGTGGTCTTTTCCTCGGTGGAGCTGCCTTACGAGGATCTTCTGCGGCAAGAGCTCCGGACCATCAAGCGCCAGTTTTTGCAGGAGAACAAATGCCTTTCAGAAGAGAGGCTGGAGGAGTTTTTAGCTAAAGCGTTGGAGGCCAGTAACTACGGGGTGTCTGTTCTCAACAACGCTTCGGCGAACTGGAACTGGGACTTTACCTCGGCGTTGTTTTTCGCCAGCACTGTGCTCTCCACGACAG GTTATGGCCACACTGCTCCTCTGTCAGACGGGGGCAAGGCCTTCTGCATCGTGTACTCTGTGATTGGGATCCCCTTCACCCTCCTTTTCCTCACGGCGGTGGTGCAAAGGATCATGGTTTTCAGCACGCGCCGGCCAGTCATGTACGTGCACACGCACTGGGGCCTGTCCAAGCCGCTGGTGGCCGCCGTCCACGCTTCCCTGCTGGCCGTCGTCACAGTGTCCGGCTTCTTCCTCATCCCTGCCGCCATCTTCTCTGCGCTGGAAGATGACTGGAACTTCCTGGAGTCCTTCTACTTCTGCTTCATCTCCCTCAGCACCATTGGCCTGGGCGACTACGTCCCCGGGGAGGGCTACAACCAGAGGTTCCGTGAACTCTACAAAGTGGGCATAACTA TCTACCTGCTCCTAGGTCTAATTGCCGTGCTGGTGGTTTTGGAGACATTTtgtgagctgcagcagctgaagcagctgaGGAAGATGTTCTACCTGAAGAAGGAGAAACCGCAGGACCGGCTGACCATCCTGGACCACGACCACCTGTCCTTCACCTCTGTGTCTGACCAGGCCAACTCGCTTCGGGAGGACAAGACGGAGCCCTTTGTAGACGTCCCGGTGCTCTCGTCCCCCGCAGGGGACGGTCATATAATCAGATAA